The region tgagctgcagtttggccactcctgctgtacAAGATTTTACAGATAATGGATGTtctcttaaagggaacattgttgCTACATGGAAAACACATCTGCTAGAAATGAGCTGACAGTCATCTCAAGCCCTTGTATTTGGATGGGCTATAAATCACAGCAACAGGGAGGTGTGACAGGATTTCTGCTGTTACTCCTGTCTCTCTTTCCAGGCCATTTATGTGCTTTGCCACAATGCTGAAGCTGCGGCTTTTGACATGGGACGTGAAAGATACTCTACTTCGACTCCGGATTCCCGTGGGCAAGAGTTACGCTGCTGAGGCCCAGGCTCATGGCCTCCAGGTGGAAGCTGAAGCACTCAACCGAGCCTTCCGTTGGGCCTACAATGCTCAGACCAAGCACTTTCCCAACTATGGCCTAGACAGAGGCCTTAGCTCAAAACAATGGTGGCTGGACGTAGTCATGGAGACCTTCCGGCTCTCAGGAGTCCATGAGGACAAAGTCCTCCTGCCCATTGCGGAAAAACTCTACTGTGATTACTGCAGCAAGCACAACTGGGAGGTGCTACCTGGTGCCATTGAGACCCTTCAGCAGTGCCAACAGTTGGGCATCCGCATGGCTGTCATCTCCAACTTTGACCGGAGGCTGTCAGAGATTCTAGCTCAGTGTGACCTCCAGCAGCACTTTGAGTTTGTCTTGAGCTCAGAGAACACAGGCTTTGCTAAGCCAGACAAGAGGATATTTCTGGAAGCCCTGCAGATCTCGAGGGTACCCCCTCCCTTGGCTGCCCATGTTGGGGACAGCTATATGAATGATTACAGGGCACCAAGGGAGGTGGGAATGCATAGTTTCCTGGTTAAGACAGCCGGGAAACCTGCCAGCTGGGAGACAGAAGTGCCTCAAGAGCACATCTTGCCCTCACTTACATACCTGCCCTCTCTTATAGAGAAAGGCTAAGTGAGGGAATTCAATATTTTGCAAAATTACTGTTGTCGTCCTTCTTGGATTGGATCACTGACATTGCTATCCAAAGCAGAATTGCACCCAAGTGCATTGAAGTCAAAGGGCTTAGAGAGGCCTGTTACTGTTAGAATAGCATGGggctgcttttatttttttttatttttctgcttcCCTACATTAAAAAAATGTAGACAGCTAGGACATCAGGCAGAGACTGTTACCTTGCCCTCATGATGATGTTTCCTTCCCACACACAAGCAGCTTGTTTATATGGAAAATCCTTCACAAAATGTCCTGTCCCACTTACAAATCAGAATTGGCACAGTGCAGGGAGAATTCTCCCACAAGATTTTACTGATTGTCTAAATCCACCATGTTATTCTTgctaaggagagaaggaagaatggAAAGGGGGCCTCATGTCTAACAGCCTGGTGAAATATCATATAGACAAACTAACTCATGGAAGTGTGACCTCCTTTGGATATTTCATGTTTCTGGTCCCAGTAAAAGTAGCAGAGGGGGGGAAATCCATTGTTTCTGAGATTGACCTTCCTTCCCCTGATACTTAAAAGTACATTTTATTTAATTCACAATAAACTTCAGTCCTGACTGGGATTAGTCTCTCACCAACCATGCAAAGAGCCTTTTCAGTAAATGGAAAAGTATAGACTGGAGGTGGTTTCTTagataattagggttgccagcctccaggtggggccctgGAGATGTCCTGCTTTTATAGCTggtctccagctagcagagatcagctcccctagagaaaatggctgctttgaagggtggaatctat is a window of Heteronotia binoei isolate CCM8104 ecotype False Entrance Well chromosome 12, APGP_CSIRO_Hbin_v1, whole genome shotgun sequence DNA encoding:
- the HDHD3 gene encoding haloacid dehalogenase-like hydrolase domain-containing protein 3 yields the protein MCFATMLKLRLLTWDVKDTLLRLRIPVGKSYAAEAQAHGLQVEAEALNRAFRWAYNAQTKHFPNYGLDRGLSSKQWWLDVVMETFRLSGVHEDKVLLPIAEKLYCDYCSKHNWEVLPGAIETLQQCQQLGIRMAVISNFDRRLSEILAQCDLQQHFEFVLSSENTGFAKPDKRIFLEALQISRVPPPLAAHVGDSYMNDYRAPREVGMHSFLVKTAGKPASWETEVPQEHILPSLTYLPSLIEKG